The Streptomyces sp. NBC_00344 genome includes a window with the following:
- a CDS encoding DUF2891 domain-containing protein, whose protein sequence is MNTAAPHPSELPCAALAGRAAAFARLALENVTREYPNAPAHLLGGPQELVPPRTHHPAFYGAYDWHSSVHMHWLMVRLLRRCGDHIDAAAVTGALDAHLTADALATEADYLLTHPSFERPYGWAWLLALSAECAALGNARWSAALAPAVRTVSGLILDWLPKATYPVRHGTHVNSAFGLGLVLDSAGGAGVPELVEPVTDRLRDWFGADHGAALRWEPSGQDFLSPALAEAEAMARVLPRVAFADWLTAFLPELTEATISRWAAVFLALPHISDSADPQIGHLLGLCLSRAAALRRIARALPAGDERTDVLTAAADAHLTAGLPATTSGDFTTDHWLATFAVLALES, encoded by the coding sequence TTGAACACAGCAGCACCGCATCCCTCGGAACTCCCCTGTGCGGCACTCGCCGGGCGAGCCGCCGCCTTCGCCCGTCTCGCACTGGAGAACGTGACCCGCGAATACCCCAACGCCCCGGCCCATCTGCTCGGCGGCCCTCAGGAGTTGGTGCCGCCACGCACGCACCACCCGGCTTTCTACGGCGCCTACGACTGGCATTCCTCCGTGCACATGCACTGGCTCATGGTGCGGCTGCTGCGCCGTTGCGGCGACCACATCGACGCCGCCGCGGTGACCGGAGCACTCGACGCCCATCTGACGGCCGACGCGCTGGCAACCGAGGCCGACTACCTGCTGACCCACCCCTCGTTCGAACGCCCCTACGGCTGGGCGTGGCTGCTGGCGCTCAGCGCCGAGTGCGCCGCGCTGGGAAACGCGCGCTGGTCCGCGGCGCTCGCGCCGGCCGTCCGTACGGTGTCGGGGCTCATCCTGGACTGGCTGCCGAAGGCGACGTACCCGGTTCGGCACGGCACGCATGTCAACAGCGCTTTCGGGCTCGGTCTCGTACTGGACAGCGCGGGCGGCGCGGGAGTCCCCGAGCTGGTGGAGCCGGTGACCGACCGCCTGCGCGACTGGTTCGGGGCCGATCACGGGGCCGCGCTGCGCTGGGAGCCGTCGGGGCAGGACTTCCTCTCCCCCGCCCTGGCCGAGGCGGAAGCAATGGCGCGGGTCCTCCCCCGCGTGGCGTTCGCCGACTGGCTGACGGCGTTCCTTCCGGAACTCACAGAGGCGACGATCAGCCGCTGGGCGGCAGTCTTCCTGGCGCTCCCGCATATCTCGGACAGCGCGGACCCGCAGATCGGGCACCTGCTGGGCCTGTGTCTCAGCCGGGCGGCCGCGCTGCGCAGGATCGCCCGCGCTCTGCCGGCCGGTGACGAACGCACGGATGTCCTCACGGCGGCGGCCGACGCACATCTGACCGCGGGC
- a CDS encoding GntR family transcriptional regulator: MPTDADLASELSADRALLGRTSTAERVADVLRARITRGTLRPGDRLTEGEIGGALGVSRNTLREAFRLLTHERLLVQHLNKGTFVRRLSTADIVDIYRVRLLVECAALRSLAAPPYLLADVEKAVLTGEDAAADGRWQDCSTANIRFHQAVTGLAGSERTDDLMRGVLAELRLAFHVMNDPRRFHEPYLTRNRDILTMLQQGDAPAAERLLGFYLEDSRRQLTEAYPEAAAPSAR, translated from the coding sequence ATGCCGACCGATGCCGACCTCGCGTCCGAACTGAGCGCGGACCGCGCGCTGCTGGGACGCACCAGTACCGCGGAGCGGGTGGCGGACGTTCTGCGTGCTCGCATCACCCGGGGCACACTGCGTCCGGGCGATCGGCTTACCGAGGGTGAGATCGGGGGCGCCCTCGGTGTATCCCGCAACACGCTGCGTGAGGCCTTCCGGCTGCTCACCCACGAACGACTACTGGTGCAGCACCTCAACAAGGGAACATTCGTTCGCCGCCTCAGCACGGCGGACATCGTGGACATCTACCGTGTCCGCCTGTTGGTGGAGTGTGCGGCCCTGCGGTCGCTGGCCGCTCCGCCTTACCTGCTGGCCGACGTGGAGAAAGCGGTCCTGACAGGCGAGGATGCCGCCGCCGACGGTCGCTGGCAGGACTGCTCCACCGCGAATATCCGCTTCCATCAGGCGGTGACCGGGCTGGCGGGCAGCGAGCGGACCGACGATCTGATGCGGGGGGTACTCGCCGAGCTGCGGCTGGCTTTCCACGTGATGAACGATCCACGCCGCTTCCATGAGCCCTACCTCACCCGCAACCGTGACATTCTCACCATGCTCCAGCAGGGCGATGCCCCGGCCGCGGAGCGGCTGCTGGGCTTCTACCTGGAGGACTCCCGGCGCCAGCTCACCGAGGCGTACCCAGAGGCGGCTGCGCCGAGCGCGCGCTGA
- the pcp gene encoding pyroglutamyl-peptidase I — protein MSTLPTRVLVTGFEPFDGEHANPSWEAARRVAQHPPPGTNVTAVQISCVFGAAIDELRDAIEAQSPELVLCIGQAGGRPDLTVERVAINVDDARIPDNAGRQPVDEPVVQAGPAAYFSSLPVKACVAAARKAGVPASVSQTAGTFVCNHLFYGLAHLIATQHPGIRGGFVHVPYVPAQVAHRAVPSMAADDIATGLRAILVAARDTVTDIRETGGATH, from the coding sequence ATGAGTACTCTTCCGACACGGGTGCTGGTCACCGGTTTCGAGCCGTTCGACGGCGAACACGCCAATCCCTCCTGGGAGGCGGCCCGCCGCGTCGCCCAGCATCCCCCGCCCGGCACCAACGTCACCGCCGTTCAGATCAGCTGTGTCTTCGGAGCGGCCATCGACGAACTGCGTGACGCCATCGAGGCGCAGTCCCCGGAACTCGTGCTCTGCATCGGACAGGCGGGCGGCCGGCCGGACCTCACCGTCGAGCGCGTCGCCATCAACGTGGACGACGCGCGTATCCCCGACAACGCCGGCAGGCAGCCCGTCGACGAGCCCGTCGTGCAGGCCGGTCCCGCGGCGTACTTCTCCTCGCTCCCGGTCAAGGCATGCGTGGCGGCCGCCCGCAAGGCCGGCGTGCCGGCCTCGGTGTCGCAGACCGCGGGCACCTTTGTGTGCAACCACCTCTTCTATGGGCTTGCACACCTCATCGCCACCCAGCATCCCGGTATACGCGGTGGGTTCGTACACGTGCCGTACGTCCCCGCTCAGGTCGCCCACCGGGCCGTCCCTTCCATGGCCGCCGACGACATCGCAACCGGCCTCCGGGCCATCCTGGTCGCGGCGCGCGACACCGTCACCGACATCCGGGAAACCGGCGGAGCGACACATTGA
- a CDS encoding LamB/YcsF family protein gives MTTRNDTPMSTIDLNADLGEGFGRWELTDDEALLASVTSANVACGFHAGDPSTMRRVCEQAVAHGVRIGAQVSYRDLAGFGRRAMDVPAAELAAEVAYQIGALDVFARAAGGRVAYVKPHGALYNRAVRDGEQAAAVIEGIRLAVTALPVLGLPGSELLAAAAAAGLPAVQEAFADRAYRPDGTLVPRTEEDAVLEDPALVIRRSVRIARDGAVTAADGSTLRMPARSLCVHGDTPGAARLAAEIRGALAGSGVDVRAFA, from the coding sequence ATGACCACCAGGAATGACACGCCCATGAGCACGATCGACCTCAACGCCGACCTCGGCGAGGGCTTCGGCCGCTGGGAACTGACCGACGACGAGGCACTGCTCGCCTCCGTCACCAGCGCCAACGTCGCCTGCGGATTCCACGCGGGCGACCCTTCGACGATGCGCCGGGTCTGCGAACAGGCCGTCGCCCACGGTGTACGCATCGGCGCTCAGGTCTCCTATCGCGACCTGGCCGGCTTCGGCCGACGGGCGATGGATGTGCCGGCCGCCGAGCTGGCCGCCGAGGTGGCCTACCAGATCGGCGCTCTGGACGTGTTCGCCCGCGCTGCGGGCGGCCGCGTCGCGTACGTCAAACCGCACGGCGCCCTCTACAACCGCGCGGTCCGCGACGGGGAGCAGGCCGCCGCGGTCATCGAGGGAATCCGCCTCGCGGTCACCGCGCTCCCGGTGCTCGGCCTGCCAGGATCGGAACTGCTCGCGGCAGCAGCCGCCGCCGGCCTGCCCGCCGTACAGGAGGCTTTCGCCGACCGCGCCTACCGCCCCGACGGCACGCTCGTACCCCGGACCGAGGAGGACGCCGTTCTCGAAGACCCAGCCCTGGTGATCCGCCGCTCCGTGCGTATCGCCCGCGACGGCGCCGTCACCGCCGCCGACGGCAGCACGCTGCGGATGCCCGCACGCTCGCTGTGCGTGCACGGCGACACTCCCGGAGCCGCCCGGCTGGCCGCGGAGATCCGTGGGGCGCTGGCCGGATCCGGGGTCGATGTCCGGGCCTTCGCATGA
- a CDS encoding DUF979 domain-containing protein: MIKSEWFFWLVGAVFIVMALQMMRDTSNPKRFTSAAFWGLLGACFLYSTGVTQKSVPAEPLGLAVLALICLGGFNLVGRGEPKTTSEKERSALAARFGNKLFIPALTIPVVAMVCAVLVKKVSIGGRPVLEPGSETILGLGIGAIVAVGVGMWVLRERRVSVPVHAGRGLLEAMGWALLLPQLLSVLGTIFQAAGVGTQVRTLTESVLPDGQKFAAVALYCIGMAMFTVIMGNAFAAFPVMTAAIGWPVLISQMHGNPPAVLAIGMLAGFCGTLVTPMAANFNLVPAALLELKDQYGPIKAQAPTAVALLACNVCILYLFAF; the protein is encoded by the coding sequence ATGATCAAGTCCGAATGGTTCTTCTGGCTGGTCGGCGCGGTCTTCATCGTCATGGCCCTGCAGATGATGCGGGACACCAGCAATCCCAAGCGGTTCACATCGGCCGCCTTCTGGGGACTGCTGGGCGCGTGCTTCCTCTACAGCACGGGTGTCACGCAGAAGTCGGTGCCGGCCGAGCCGCTCGGGCTCGCCGTCCTCGCCCTCATCTGTCTGGGCGGCTTCAACCTGGTCGGCAGGGGCGAGCCGAAAACCACTTCCGAGAAGGAGCGATCGGCGCTCGCCGCTCGCTTCGGCAACAAGCTCTTCATCCCCGCCCTCACCATCCCGGTGGTGGCGATGGTGTGCGCCGTGCTGGTGAAGAAGGTGTCGATCGGCGGAAGGCCCGTTCTGGAGCCGGGATCCGAGACGATCCTCGGACTGGGTATCGGCGCGATCGTCGCGGTCGGCGTGGGCATGTGGGTCCTCCGCGAGCGCCGGGTGTCCGTTCCGGTGCATGCGGGACGAGGGCTGCTGGAGGCCATGGGCTGGGCGCTTCTGCTGCCGCAGCTGCTGTCCGTGCTCGGCACGATCTTTCAGGCCGCGGGTGTCGGTACCCAGGTCCGCACGCTCACTGAGAGCGTCCTGCCCGACGGCCAGAAGTTCGCCGCCGTGGCGCTGTACTGCATCGGCATGGCCATGTTCACGGTGATCATGGGCAACGCCTTCGCTGCCTTCCCGGTGATGACCGCGGCGATAGGCTGGCCGGTCCTCATCTCACAGATGCATGGAAACCCGCCCGCCGTCCTCGCCATCGGCATGCTCGCCGGCTTCTGCGGGACGCTCGTCACGCCCATGGCAGCGAACTTCAACCTCGTTCCGGCCGCGCTGCTGGAGCTGAAGGACCAGTACGGGCCCATCAAGGCCCAAGCCCCCACCGCGGTGGCCCTTCTTGCCTGCAACGTCTGCATCCTCTACCTCTTCGCCTTCTGA
- a CDS encoding DUF969 domain-containing protein has product MIVLLGVLVVVLGFATRRNPLLVVGVAGIATGLLGGLSPDDILRTFGEGFASSRSVTIFAVTLPVIGLLERNGLQQQARTLVTRLGKLTTGRFLALYLLLRQLTAAVGLQTIGGPAQSVRPMVAPMAEAAAERANGGRPLPERLREKVRSHSAAADTVGVFFGEDCFLAIGSILLITGFVNATYHTHLEPLSLAVWAIPSAVCAFVIHGGRLLYLDRALERELITVNAEIAVQTPGDNSPRRIAGGTE; this is encoded by the coding sequence ATGATCGTTCTGCTCGGCGTCCTCGTGGTGGTCCTCGGATTCGCCACACGACGCAACCCTCTGCTGGTCGTTGGGGTCGCCGGTATCGCCACCGGCCTGCTCGGCGGCCTGTCCCCCGACGACATCCTCAGAACCTTCGGGGAGGGCTTCGCCTCCAGCCGCTCGGTGACGATTTTCGCCGTCACACTCCCGGTGATCGGCCTCCTGGAGCGCAATGGTCTGCAGCAGCAGGCCCGCACCCTGGTGACCAGACTCGGCAAGCTGACAACGGGGCGTTTCCTGGCCCTGTACCTCCTGCTGCGCCAGCTCACCGCCGCCGTCGGACTGCAGACCATCGGCGGCCCGGCGCAGAGCGTGCGTCCCATGGTCGCGCCCATGGCCGAAGCCGCCGCCGAACGCGCGAACGGTGGCCGCCCGCTTCCCGAACGGCTGCGGGAGAAGGTCCGCTCGCACTCGGCCGCGGCCGACACCGTCGGCGTCTTCTTCGGTGAGGACTGCTTCCTCGCCATCGGATCGATTCTTCTCATCACCGGCTTCGTCAATGCGACGTACCACACGCACCTCGAGCCGTTGAGCCTCGCCGTGTGGGCCATACCCAGCGCCGTGTGCGCCTTCGTGATCCACGGTGGCCGGCTGTTGTACCTGGACCGCGCGCTGGAGCGCGAGCTGATCACCGTCAACGCGGAGATCGCCGTACAGACGCCGGGTGACAACAGCCCCCGCCGCATCGCAGGAGGCACCGAATGA